Proteins from one Gossypium raimondii isolate GPD5lz chromosome 8, ASM2569854v1, whole genome shotgun sequence genomic window:
- the LOC105790941 gene encoding uncharacterized protein LOC105790941 isoform X5, whose translation MPATDAELDLPQPSQSAFSIGEYTFADAGNLDHCTKYLNQTLVTFGFPASLDLFANDPVSVARTCNCIYSLLQQRQRDIEFRESANEQRQRLLSDISRLEAKVERLDAQLQAKDREIATITRTEAKNTAAFKAQIEKLQQERDEFQRMVIGNQQVRTQQIHEMKKKEKEYIKLQERLNQVLMEKKKESRSGMEIMNLLQKEGRQRGTWNGKKADNDFYKKIVDAYEAKNQELKAENADLRALLRSMQVDMRDFFNAPNGLPKQSLPVSERHENDPSQSPLGGRTDVFDLPFHMARDQIEESLRTKMASVKERMVQLQDAQKGAEVTSEATERELELEAQLVEARSIIQEQVAKFANQKTHSASIMSKHLATADRPRESIIPSPAEGV comes from the exons ATGCCGGCAACTGATGCAGAATTGGATCTCCCT CAGCCTTCTCAGTCCGCCTTCTCTATCGG AGAGTATACATTTGCAGATGCTGGAAACTTGGACCACTGTACAAAGTACTTGAACCAGACGCTCGTTACCTTTGGCTTTCCTGCTTCTCTCGATCTCTTTGCCAATGATCCG GTTTCGGTCGCGAGGACCTGCAATTGCATATATTCATTGCTGCAGCAGCGGCAGCGCGACATTGAATTTAGAGAGTCTGCTAATGAGCAAAGACAAcg aTTATTATCAGATATCTCAAGATTAGAGGCAAAAGTTGAGAGGCTTGATGCACAGTTGCAAGCTAAAGATAGAGAGATAGCAACAATTACTAGAACG GAAGCCAAAAATACTGCAGCTTTTAAGGCACAGATTGAGAAGCTACAGCAAGAACGAGATGAATTTCAGAGGATGGTGATTGGTAATCAG CAAGTGAGAACTCAACAGATacatgaaatgaaaaagaaggaaaaggagtACATAAAGTTGCAG GAGAGGCTGAACCAAGTCTTAATGGAAAAGAAGAAGGAATCAAGATCAGGAatggaaataatgaatttgCTTCAG AAAGAAGGGCGGCAACGTGGGACCTGGAATGGGAAGAAAGCAGACAATGATTTCTATAAAAAGATT GTGGATGCTTATGAGGCAAAAAATCAAGAACTGAAAGCAGAAAATGCTGATTTAAGAGCATTACTGCGCTCAATGCAG GTAGATATGCGTGATTTCTTTAATGCTCCTAATGGGTTGCCAAAGCAATCTTTGCCTGTTAGCGAAAGACATGAAAATGATCCATCACAATCGCCACTTGGTGGGAGGACG GATGTCTTTGATCTTCCTTTTCACATGGCTAGGGATCAAATAGAAGAAAGTCTTCGCACTAAGATGGCTTCTGTAAAA GAGCGGATGGTTCAATTACAGGATGCGCAAAAAGGTGCTGAAGTCACTTCTGAAGCAACAGAGAGGGAGCTTGAGCTTGAAGCTCAACTTGTTGAAGCAAGGAGCATAATCCAGGAGCAGGTAGCCAAGTTTGCCAATCAGAAAACACATTCG GCATCCATCATGTCCAAACATCTTGCCACGGCAGACAGACCAAG GGAATCTATTATTCCATCGCCAGCTGAG GGGGTATAA
- the LOC105790941 gene encoding uncharacterized protein LOC105790941 isoform X7: MPATDAELDLPQPSQSAFSIGEYTFADAGNLDHCTKYLNQTLVTFGFPASLDLFANDPVSVARTCNCIYSLLQQRQRDIEFRESANEQRQRLLSDISRLEAKVERLDAQLQAKDREIATITRTEAKNTAAFKAQIEKLQQERDEFQRMVIGNQQVRTQQIHEMKKKEKEYIKLQERLNQVLMEKKKESRSGMEIMNLLQKEGRQRGTWNGKKADNDFYKKIVDAYEAKNQELKAENADLRALLRSMQVDMRDFFNAPNGLPKQSLPVSERHENDPSQSPLGGRTDVFDLPFHMARDQIEESLRTKMASVKERMVQLQDAQKGAEVTSEATERELELEAQLVEARSIIQEQASIMSKHLATADRPRESIIPSPAEGV; encoded by the exons ATGCCGGCAACTGATGCAGAATTGGATCTCCCT CAGCCTTCTCAGTCCGCCTTCTCTATCGG AGAGTATACATTTGCAGATGCTGGAAACTTGGACCACTGTACAAAGTACTTGAACCAGACGCTCGTTACCTTTGGCTTTCCTGCTTCTCTCGATCTCTTTGCCAATGATCCG GTTTCGGTCGCGAGGACCTGCAATTGCATATATTCATTGCTGCAGCAGCGGCAGCGCGACATTGAATTTAGAGAGTCTGCTAATGAGCAAAGACAAcg aTTATTATCAGATATCTCAAGATTAGAGGCAAAAGTTGAGAGGCTTGATGCACAGTTGCAAGCTAAAGATAGAGAGATAGCAACAATTACTAGAACG GAAGCCAAAAATACTGCAGCTTTTAAGGCACAGATTGAGAAGCTACAGCAAGAACGAGATGAATTTCAGAGGATGGTGATTGGTAATCAG CAAGTGAGAACTCAACAGATacatgaaatgaaaaagaaggaaaaggagtACATAAAGTTGCAG GAGAGGCTGAACCAAGTCTTAATGGAAAAGAAGAAGGAATCAAGATCAGGAatggaaataatgaatttgCTTCAG AAAGAAGGGCGGCAACGTGGGACCTGGAATGGGAAGAAAGCAGACAATGATTTCTATAAAAAGATT GTGGATGCTTATGAGGCAAAAAATCAAGAACTGAAAGCAGAAAATGCTGATTTAAGAGCATTACTGCGCTCAATGCAG GTAGATATGCGTGATTTCTTTAATGCTCCTAATGGGTTGCCAAAGCAATCTTTGCCTGTTAGCGAAAGACATGAAAATGATCCATCACAATCGCCACTTGGTGGGAGGACG GATGTCTTTGATCTTCCTTTTCACATGGCTAGGGATCAAATAGAAGAAAGTCTTCGCACTAAGATGGCTTCTGTAAAA GAGCGGATGGTTCAATTACAGGATGCGCAAAAAGGTGCTGAAGTCACTTCTGAAGCAACAGAGAGGGAGCTTGAGCTTGAAGCTCAACTTGTTGAAGCAAGGAGCATAATCCAGGAGCAG GCATCCATCATGTCCAAACATCTTGCCACGGCAGACAGACCAAG GGAATCTATTATTCCATCGCCAGCTGAG GGGGTATAA
- the LOC105790941 gene encoding uncharacterized protein LOC105790941 isoform X2 — protein sequence MPATDAELDLPPSQSAFSIGEYTFADAGNLDHCTKYLNQTLVTFGFPASLDLFANDPVSVARTCNCIYSLLQQRQRDIEFRESANEQRQRLLSDISRLEAKVERLDAQLQAKDREIATITRTEAKNTAAFKAQIEKLQQERDEFQRMVIGNQQVRTQQIHEMKKKEKEYIKLQERLNQVLMEKKKESRSGMEIMNLLQKEGRQRGTWNGKKADNDFYKKIVDAYEAKNQELKAENADLRALLRSMQVDMRDFFNAPNGLPKQSLPVSERHENDPSQSPLGGRTDVFDLPFHMARDQIEESLRTKMASVKERMVQLQDAQKGAEVTSEATERELELEAQLVEARSIIQEQVAKFANQKTHSASIMSKHLATADRPRESIIPSPAEILRMHEVMPKVPDFFLSRAGDLELHERC from the exons ATGCCGGCAACTGATGCAGAATTGGATCTCCCT CCTTCTCAGTCCGCCTTCTCTATCGG AGAGTATACATTTGCAGATGCTGGAAACTTGGACCACTGTACAAAGTACTTGAACCAGACGCTCGTTACCTTTGGCTTTCCTGCTTCTCTCGATCTCTTTGCCAATGATCCG GTTTCGGTCGCGAGGACCTGCAATTGCATATATTCATTGCTGCAGCAGCGGCAGCGCGACATTGAATTTAGAGAGTCTGCTAATGAGCAAAGACAAcg aTTATTATCAGATATCTCAAGATTAGAGGCAAAAGTTGAGAGGCTTGATGCACAGTTGCAAGCTAAAGATAGAGAGATAGCAACAATTACTAGAACG GAAGCCAAAAATACTGCAGCTTTTAAGGCACAGATTGAGAAGCTACAGCAAGAACGAGATGAATTTCAGAGGATGGTGATTGGTAATCAG CAAGTGAGAACTCAACAGATacatgaaatgaaaaagaaggaaaaggagtACATAAAGTTGCAG GAGAGGCTGAACCAAGTCTTAATGGAAAAGAAGAAGGAATCAAGATCAGGAatggaaataatgaatttgCTTCAG AAAGAAGGGCGGCAACGTGGGACCTGGAATGGGAAGAAAGCAGACAATGATTTCTATAAAAAGATT GTGGATGCTTATGAGGCAAAAAATCAAGAACTGAAAGCAGAAAATGCTGATTTAAGAGCATTACTGCGCTCAATGCAG GTAGATATGCGTGATTTCTTTAATGCTCCTAATGGGTTGCCAAAGCAATCTTTGCCTGTTAGCGAAAGACATGAAAATGATCCATCACAATCGCCACTTGGTGGGAGGACG GATGTCTTTGATCTTCCTTTTCACATGGCTAGGGATCAAATAGAAGAAAGTCTTCGCACTAAGATGGCTTCTGTAAAA GAGCGGATGGTTCAATTACAGGATGCGCAAAAAGGTGCTGAAGTCACTTCTGAAGCAACAGAGAGGGAGCTTGAGCTTGAAGCTCAACTTGTTGAAGCAAGGAGCATAATCCAGGAGCAGGTAGCCAAGTTTGCCAATCAGAAAACACATTCG GCATCCATCATGTCCAAACATCTTGCCACGGCAGACAGACCAAG GGAATCTATTATTCCATCGCCAGCTGAG ATACTGAGGATGCATGAGGTTATGCCGAAGGTGCCCGATTTCTTCCTCTCTAGGGCTGGTGATCTGGAATTACATGAGAGATGTTGA
- the LOC105790941 gene encoding uncharacterized protein LOC105790941 isoform X1 yields MPATDAELDLPQPSQSAFSIGEYTFADAGNLDHCTKYLNQTLVTFGFPASLDLFANDPVSVARTCNCIYSLLQQRQRDIEFRESANEQRQRLLSDISRLEAKVERLDAQLQAKDREIATITRTEAKNTAAFKAQIEKLQQERDEFQRMVIGNQQVRTQQIHEMKKKEKEYIKLQERLNQVLMEKKKESRSGMEIMNLLQKEGRQRGTWNGKKADNDFYKKIVDAYEAKNQELKAENADLRALLRSMQVDMRDFFNAPNGLPKQSLPVSERHENDPSQSPLGGRTDVFDLPFHMARDQIEESLRTKMASVKERMVQLQDAQKGAEVTSEATERELELEAQLVEARSIIQEQVAKFANQKTHSASIMSKHLATADRPRESIIPSPAEILRMHEVMPKVPDFFLSRAGDLELHERC; encoded by the exons ATGCCGGCAACTGATGCAGAATTGGATCTCCCT CAGCCTTCTCAGTCCGCCTTCTCTATCGG AGAGTATACATTTGCAGATGCTGGAAACTTGGACCACTGTACAAAGTACTTGAACCAGACGCTCGTTACCTTTGGCTTTCCTGCTTCTCTCGATCTCTTTGCCAATGATCCG GTTTCGGTCGCGAGGACCTGCAATTGCATATATTCATTGCTGCAGCAGCGGCAGCGCGACATTGAATTTAGAGAGTCTGCTAATGAGCAAAGACAAcg aTTATTATCAGATATCTCAAGATTAGAGGCAAAAGTTGAGAGGCTTGATGCACAGTTGCAAGCTAAAGATAGAGAGATAGCAACAATTACTAGAACG GAAGCCAAAAATACTGCAGCTTTTAAGGCACAGATTGAGAAGCTACAGCAAGAACGAGATGAATTTCAGAGGATGGTGATTGGTAATCAG CAAGTGAGAACTCAACAGATacatgaaatgaaaaagaaggaaaaggagtACATAAAGTTGCAG GAGAGGCTGAACCAAGTCTTAATGGAAAAGAAGAAGGAATCAAGATCAGGAatggaaataatgaatttgCTTCAG AAAGAAGGGCGGCAACGTGGGACCTGGAATGGGAAGAAAGCAGACAATGATTTCTATAAAAAGATT GTGGATGCTTATGAGGCAAAAAATCAAGAACTGAAAGCAGAAAATGCTGATTTAAGAGCATTACTGCGCTCAATGCAG GTAGATATGCGTGATTTCTTTAATGCTCCTAATGGGTTGCCAAAGCAATCTTTGCCTGTTAGCGAAAGACATGAAAATGATCCATCACAATCGCCACTTGGTGGGAGGACG GATGTCTTTGATCTTCCTTTTCACATGGCTAGGGATCAAATAGAAGAAAGTCTTCGCACTAAGATGGCTTCTGTAAAA GAGCGGATGGTTCAATTACAGGATGCGCAAAAAGGTGCTGAAGTCACTTCTGAAGCAACAGAGAGGGAGCTTGAGCTTGAAGCTCAACTTGTTGAAGCAAGGAGCATAATCCAGGAGCAGGTAGCCAAGTTTGCCAATCAGAAAACACATTCG GCATCCATCATGTCCAAACATCTTGCCACGGCAGACAGACCAAG GGAATCTATTATTCCATCGCCAGCTGAG ATACTGAGGATGCATGAGGTTATGCCGAAGGTGCCCGATTTCTTCCTCTCTAGGGCTGGTGATCTGGAATTACATGAGAGATGTTGA
- the LOC105790941 gene encoding uncharacterized protein LOC105790941 isoform X3 — translation MPATDAELDLPQPSQSAFSIGEYTFADAGNLDHCTKYLNQTLVTFGFPASLDLFANDPVSVARTCNCIYSLLQQRQRDIEFRESANEQRQRLLSDISRLEAKVERLDAQLQAKDREIATITRTEAKNTAAFKAQIEKLQQERDEFQRMVIGNQQVRTQQIHEMKKKEKEYIKLQERLNQVLMEKKKESRSGMEIMNLLQKEGRQRGTWNGKKADNDFYKKIVDAYEAKNQELKAENADLRALLRSMQVDMRDFFNAPNGLPKQSLPVSERHENDPSQSPLGGRTDVFDLPFHMARDQIEESLRTKMASVKERMVQLQDAQKGAEVTSEATERELELEAQLVEARSIIQEQASIMSKHLATADRPRESIIPSPAEILRMHEVMPKVPDFFLSRAGDLELHERC, via the exons ATGCCGGCAACTGATGCAGAATTGGATCTCCCT CAGCCTTCTCAGTCCGCCTTCTCTATCGG AGAGTATACATTTGCAGATGCTGGAAACTTGGACCACTGTACAAAGTACTTGAACCAGACGCTCGTTACCTTTGGCTTTCCTGCTTCTCTCGATCTCTTTGCCAATGATCCG GTTTCGGTCGCGAGGACCTGCAATTGCATATATTCATTGCTGCAGCAGCGGCAGCGCGACATTGAATTTAGAGAGTCTGCTAATGAGCAAAGACAAcg aTTATTATCAGATATCTCAAGATTAGAGGCAAAAGTTGAGAGGCTTGATGCACAGTTGCAAGCTAAAGATAGAGAGATAGCAACAATTACTAGAACG GAAGCCAAAAATACTGCAGCTTTTAAGGCACAGATTGAGAAGCTACAGCAAGAACGAGATGAATTTCAGAGGATGGTGATTGGTAATCAG CAAGTGAGAACTCAACAGATacatgaaatgaaaaagaaggaaaaggagtACATAAAGTTGCAG GAGAGGCTGAACCAAGTCTTAATGGAAAAGAAGAAGGAATCAAGATCAGGAatggaaataatgaatttgCTTCAG AAAGAAGGGCGGCAACGTGGGACCTGGAATGGGAAGAAAGCAGACAATGATTTCTATAAAAAGATT GTGGATGCTTATGAGGCAAAAAATCAAGAACTGAAAGCAGAAAATGCTGATTTAAGAGCATTACTGCGCTCAATGCAG GTAGATATGCGTGATTTCTTTAATGCTCCTAATGGGTTGCCAAAGCAATCTTTGCCTGTTAGCGAAAGACATGAAAATGATCCATCACAATCGCCACTTGGTGGGAGGACG GATGTCTTTGATCTTCCTTTTCACATGGCTAGGGATCAAATAGAAGAAAGTCTTCGCACTAAGATGGCTTCTGTAAAA GAGCGGATGGTTCAATTACAGGATGCGCAAAAAGGTGCTGAAGTCACTTCTGAAGCAACAGAGAGGGAGCTTGAGCTTGAAGCTCAACTTGTTGAAGCAAGGAGCATAATCCAGGAGCAG GCATCCATCATGTCCAAACATCTTGCCACGGCAGACAGACCAAG GGAATCTATTATTCCATCGCCAGCTGAG ATACTGAGGATGCATGAGGTTATGCCGAAGGTGCCCGATTTCTTCCTCTCTAGGGCTGGTGATCTGGAATTACATGAGAGATGTTGA
- the LOC105790941 gene encoding uncharacterized protein LOC105790941 isoform X4 has translation MPATDAELDLPQPSQSAFSIGEYTFADAGNLDHCTKYLNQTLVTFGFPASLDLFANDPVSVARTCNCIYSLLQQRQRDIEFRESANEQRQRLLSDISRLEAKVERLDAQLQAKDREIATITRTEAKNTAAFKAQIEKLQQERDEFQRMVIGNQQVRTQQIHEMKKKEKEYIKLQERLNQVLMEKKKESRSGMEIMNLLQKEGRQRGTWNGKKADNDFYKKIVDAYEAKNQELKAENADLRALLRSMQVDMRDFFNAPNGLPKQSLPVSERHENDPSQSPLGGRTDVFDLPFHMARDQIEESLRTKMASVKERMVQLQDAQKGAEVTSEATERELELEAQLVEARSIIQEQVAKFANQKTHSASIMSKHLATADRPRESIIPSPAELAS, from the exons ATGCCGGCAACTGATGCAGAATTGGATCTCCCT CAGCCTTCTCAGTCCGCCTTCTCTATCGG AGAGTATACATTTGCAGATGCTGGAAACTTGGACCACTGTACAAAGTACTTGAACCAGACGCTCGTTACCTTTGGCTTTCCTGCTTCTCTCGATCTCTTTGCCAATGATCCG GTTTCGGTCGCGAGGACCTGCAATTGCATATATTCATTGCTGCAGCAGCGGCAGCGCGACATTGAATTTAGAGAGTCTGCTAATGAGCAAAGACAAcg aTTATTATCAGATATCTCAAGATTAGAGGCAAAAGTTGAGAGGCTTGATGCACAGTTGCAAGCTAAAGATAGAGAGATAGCAACAATTACTAGAACG GAAGCCAAAAATACTGCAGCTTTTAAGGCACAGATTGAGAAGCTACAGCAAGAACGAGATGAATTTCAGAGGATGGTGATTGGTAATCAG CAAGTGAGAACTCAACAGATacatgaaatgaaaaagaaggaaaaggagtACATAAAGTTGCAG GAGAGGCTGAACCAAGTCTTAATGGAAAAGAAGAAGGAATCAAGATCAGGAatggaaataatgaatttgCTTCAG AAAGAAGGGCGGCAACGTGGGACCTGGAATGGGAAGAAAGCAGACAATGATTTCTATAAAAAGATT GTGGATGCTTATGAGGCAAAAAATCAAGAACTGAAAGCAGAAAATGCTGATTTAAGAGCATTACTGCGCTCAATGCAG GTAGATATGCGTGATTTCTTTAATGCTCCTAATGGGTTGCCAAAGCAATCTTTGCCTGTTAGCGAAAGACATGAAAATGATCCATCACAATCGCCACTTGGTGGGAGGACG GATGTCTTTGATCTTCCTTTTCACATGGCTAGGGATCAAATAGAAGAAAGTCTTCGCACTAAGATGGCTTCTGTAAAA GAGCGGATGGTTCAATTACAGGATGCGCAAAAAGGTGCTGAAGTCACTTCTGAAGCAACAGAGAGGGAGCTTGAGCTTGAAGCTCAACTTGTTGAAGCAAGGAGCATAATCCAGGAGCAGGTAGCCAAGTTTGCCAATCAGAAAACACATTCG GCATCCATCATGTCCAAACATCTTGCCACGGCAGACAGACCAAG GGAATCTATTATTCCATCGCCAGCTGAG CTGGCATCTTGA
- the LOC105790941 gene encoding uncharacterized protein LOC105790941 isoform X6, producing the protein MPATDAELDLPQPSQSAFSIGEYTFADAGNLDHCTKYLNQTLVTFGFPASLDLFANDPVSVARTCNCIYSLLQQRQRDIEFRESANEQRQRLLSDISRLEAKVERLDAQLQAKDREIATITRTEAKNTAAFKAQIEKLQQERDEFQRMVIGNQQVRTQQIHEMKKKEKEYIKLQERLNQVLMEKKKESRSGMEIMNLLQKEGRQRGTWNGKKADNDFYKKIVDAYEAKNQELKAENADLRALLRSMQVDMRDFFNAPNGLPKQSLPVSERHENDPSQSPLGGRTDVFDLPFHMARDQIEESLRTKMASVKERMVQLQDAQKGAEVTSEATERELELEAQLVEARSIIQEQASIMSKHLATADRPRESIIPSPAELAS; encoded by the exons ATGCCGGCAACTGATGCAGAATTGGATCTCCCT CAGCCTTCTCAGTCCGCCTTCTCTATCGG AGAGTATACATTTGCAGATGCTGGAAACTTGGACCACTGTACAAAGTACTTGAACCAGACGCTCGTTACCTTTGGCTTTCCTGCTTCTCTCGATCTCTTTGCCAATGATCCG GTTTCGGTCGCGAGGACCTGCAATTGCATATATTCATTGCTGCAGCAGCGGCAGCGCGACATTGAATTTAGAGAGTCTGCTAATGAGCAAAGACAAcg aTTATTATCAGATATCTCAAGATTAGAGGCAAAAGTTGAGAGGCTTGATGCACAGTTGCAAGCTAAAGATAGAGAGATAGCAACAATTACTAGAACG GAAGCCAAAAATACTGCAGCTTTTAAGGCACAGATTGAGAAGCTACAGCAAGAACGAGATGAATTTCAGAGGATGGTGATTGGTAATCAG CAAGTGAGAACTCAACAGATacatgaaatgaaaaagaaggaaaaggagtACATAAAGTTGCAG GAGAGGCTGAACCAAGTCTTAATGGAAAAGAAGAAGGAATCAAGATCAGGAatggaaataatgaatttgCTTCAG AAAGAAGGGCGGCAACGTGGGACCTGGAATGGGAAGAAAGCAGACAATGATTTCTATAAAAAGATT GTGGATGCTTATGAGGCAAAAAATCAAGAACTGAAAGCAGAAAATGCTGATTTAAGAGCATTACTGCGCTCAATGCAG GTAGATATGCGTGATTTCTTTAATGCTCCTAATGGGTTGCCAAAGCAATCTTTGCCTGTTAGCGAAAGACATGAAAATGATCCATCACAATCGCCACTTGGTGGGAGGACG GATGTCTTTGATCTTCCTTTTCACATGGCTAGGGATCAAATAGAAGAAAGTCTTCGCACTAAGATGGCTTCTGTAAAA GAGCGGATGGTTCAATTACAGGATGCGCAAAAAGGTGCTGAAGTCACTTCTGAAGCAACAGAGAGGGAGCTTGAGCTTGAAGCTCAACTTGTTGAAGCAAGGAGCATAATCCAGGAGCAG GCATCCATCATGTCCAAACATCTTGCCACGGCAGACAGACCAAG GGAATCTATTATTCCATCGCCAGCTGAG CTGGCATCTTGA